A portion of the Nitratidesulfovibrio termitidis HI1 genome contains these proteins:
- a CDS encoding 2-amino-3,7-dideoxy-D-threo-hept-6-ulosonate synthase, translating to MQIGKRIRMERIFNRKTGRAVIVPLDHGVSVGPIYGLVDMRETVNQVAEGGADAVLMHKGLVRCGHREGGRDVGLIVHLSASTSLSPRPNAKTLVATVEDALKHGADGVSVHVNLGDETERDMLADLGRMATVANDWGMPLLAMMYARGPRIKNEFDPEVVAHAARVGVELGADVVKVAYTGDMDSFAHVVASCCVPVVIAGGPKLDSTRSFLQMVHDAVRAGAAGLSVGRNIFQHERTPALVKALRGLVHEDWDVEQAIALVGE from the coding sequence ATGCAAATCGGCAAAAGAATCAGGATGGAGCGCATTTTCAATCGAAAAACCGGGCGTGCCGTCATCGTGCCGCTGGATCACGGGGTAAGCGTGGGGCCCATCTACGGCCTTGTGGACATGCGCGAAACCGTGAACCAGGTTGCCGAAGGCGGCGCGGACGCGGTGCTCATGCACAAGGGCCTGGTGCGCTGCGGCCATCGCGAGGGCGGCCGTGACGTGGGCCTGATCGTACACCTTTCCGCATCCACCTCCCTTTCCCCCCGCCCCAATGCCAAGACCCTGGTCGCCACCGTTGAAGACGCCCTGAAGCACGGCGCCGACGGCGTGTCCGTGCACGTGAACCTGGGCGACGAAACCGAACGCGACATGCTGGCCGACCTTGGCCGCATGGCCACCGTGGCCAACGACTGGGGCATGCCGCTGCTGGCCATGATGTACGCCCGCGGCCCCCGCATCAAGAACGAGTTCGACCCGGAAGTGGTGGCGCACGCCGCCCGCGTGGGCGTGGAACTGGGCGCCGACGTGGTCAAGGTGGCCTACACCGGCGACATGGACAGCTTCGCCCACGTTGTGGCCTCCTGTTGCGTGCCCGTGGTCATCGCGGGCGGTCCCAAGCTGGATTCCACCCGCTCGTTCCTGCAGATGGTCCACGACGCGGTGCGCGCTGGCGCAGCCGGTCTTTCCGTGGGCCGCAACATCTTTCAGCACGAACGTACCCCCGCCCTCGTC
- a CDS encoding EAL domain-containing protein — MIATNPARAGSHSPAKTHTHAPHTPHTPDTALHAARDGASTGGVVPGSEHHGEASTAVAARATPSPVPGVSITDVFTLFQPLVSVRRHTVVGMEALSRGRVPGGAVMPPDLMFVTAAASGSALELDRLCRERAFAAFAPLVRRKPELLLFVNIDTAVLRRGVVGSGHIQRLAEASGVSPNNVVLEIVESQVDDTDALMEFAARHRKLGFLVALDDVGAGHSNLERIAALKPDVLKLDRSLVSGLPDSFHRQEVVRALVGLARRIGAMTVAEGVEHEREAALLMDLGADVMQGFLFARPSPEGAVAEGGTAMHNVAHAYAALTLAQVEEEERHVATLRSAVHRLREDLHHACPGDFDKLLARYLNAESALECLYVLDGAGRQVSDTVCNPYRLSASRRFIYQPARRGTDHSLKEYFLPMRSGIEECLTAPYISRASGNLCVTLAVRFTDAMGAPHVLCADAGRPDRRRRGA; from the coding sequence ATGATCGCCACGAACCCGGCGCGCGCAGGTTCCCACTCGCCCGCCAAAACGCATACGCACGCCCCCCACACCCCCCACACCCCTGACACCGCGCTCCATGCGGCGCGGGACGGTGCGTCCACTGGCGGCGTTGTTCCCGGCTCGGAACACCATGGCGAAGCCTCCACCGCCGTGGCAGCCCGCGCCACCCCGTCTCCCGTGCCCGGCGTGAGCATCACCGATGTGTTCACCCTGTTCCAGCCGCTGGTTTCCGTGCGCCGCCACACCGTGGTTGGCATGGAAGCCCTGAGCCGGGGACGCGTGCCCGGCGGCGCGGTGATGCCGCCCGACCTCATGTTTGTCACCGCCGCCGCCAGCGGCAGTGCGCTGGAACTGGACCGCCTGTGCCGCGAGCGGGCCTTTGCCGCCTTTGCCCCGCTGGTGCGCCGCAAGCCGGAACTGCTGCTGTTCGTGAACATCGACACCGCCGTGCTGCGGCGCGGGGTGGTGGGGTCCGGGCACATCCAGCGGCTGGCCGAGGCCAGCGGGGTAAGCCCCAACAACGTGGTGCTGGAAATCGTGGAGTCGCAGGTGGACGACACCGATGCGCTGATGGAGTTCGCCGCGCGCCACCGCAAGCTGGGCTTTCTGGTGGCCCTGGACGACGTGGGGGCCGGGCATTCCAACCTGGAACGCATCGCCGCGCTGAAGCCCGACGTGCTCAAGCTGGACCGCTCGCTGGTGTCCGGCCTGCCCGATTCGTTCCACCGCCAGGAGGTGGTGCGGGCGCTGGTGGGCCTGGCCCGGCGCATCGGAGCCATGACCGTGGCCGAGGGCGTGGAGCACGAACGCGAGGCCGCCCTGCTGATGGACCTGGGGGCCGACGTGATGCAGGGTTTCCTGTTCGCGCGGCCCTCGCCCGAAGGGGCCGTGGCCGAAGGCGGCACGGCCATGCACAACGTGGCCCACGCCTACGCCGCGCTTACCCTGGCCCAGGTGGAGGAAGAAGAACGCCACGTGGCCACCCTGCGCAGCGCCGTGCACCGCCTGCGCGAAGACCTGCACCACGCCTGCCCCGGCGACTTCGACAAGCTGCTGGCCCGTTACCTGAACGCGGAATCGGCCCTGGAATGCCTGTACGTGCTGGACGGCGCGGGGCGTCAGGTGTCGGACACGGTATGCAACCCTTACCGGCTATCGGCCAGCAGGCGGTTCATCTACCAGCCCGCGCGGCGCGGCACAGACCATTCGCTGAAGGAATATTTCCTGCCCATGCGCAGCGGCATAGAGGAATGCCTGACCGCTCCGTACATTTCGCGGGCCTCGGGCAACCTGTGCGTGACGCTGGCGGTGCGCTTCACCGATGCCATGGGCGCGCCCCACGTGCTGTGCGCCGACGCGGGCCGCCCGGACCGCAGGCGGCGCGGCGCGTAG